The following are encoded in a window of Perca flavescens isolate YP-PL-M2 chromosome 24, PFLA_1.0, whole genome shotgun sequence genomic DNA:
- the als2b gene encoding alsin isoform X2: METQRKSSGDDDGGERGLLHTWRGYSCSVTPERLLLPGPVLQVALGTRHGVLLVEGGQVYSFGELPWKQSQAPEPAKPTLESALSGQRVIAVAAGSFHSGAVTEDGGVHMWGDNGSGQCGLSGLSAVPNPTPVALLDSGDASPPQTAPVLELACGAQHTLALSAQREVWAWGSGGQLGLGAAAFPVWKPQKVEHLAGRHVLQVACGASHSLALVRCLSPQDVHRPLVDKCRQCNQLLFTMTDKEDHVIISDGHYCPLGAEPAKGGHGLEAPAPSTQALKTSPSEPLLSFHAAASSNSPAPAGGADPTQDSENQASAASDGAPPASDSDPSALSGGGGVSGVKGSPYPDEQAVKDYLKRLSENTQADQTAKTTLLTSEGRLTTGSTLNSLVASCASAVGERVASTYEALSLKRMMNFYLPSGAARADGPAAVAVAAGLAGIAGDNTAERVRQEDPTQAKKSSSTGDIREEEAEGLRRRLSLPGLLSQVSPRLLRKAGRPRMRAVALTPLGGAVPGAHEVFPTLQTEVWSWGHGEQGQLGHGDSLARLQPLCIKSLNNKEVVRVAAGAHHSLALTAQSQMFSWGSNSSGQLGHMESPSTVPRLAKLSEGIRVWDISAGDRHTLLLADGDCFLPIIYYSGQQVKEGVDESPGQQEEGKEEEERVGGYTQQPVLLPFCMDLGYVSNVVAGGQRCVALSDRNVMGFIASLHELASAERKFYCKLCTIKTQIIRPLLELESLSSALSPAAIGLLQTLAGRFSLLCYLTGQHAASLTANLRRVRDVKSLLILDHASIFLDSYDEYCSAVGNFQVMGGFQTLTKPSLDFFGKSPELLKRLSECSEENPTMADLLVALFFLPTRHLHEYGRLLLKLATCFEVCSDEYQMLQDSCSKFEALALQLKRKRKDADYTFHFWKSFPGKMTDSLRKPHRRLICESSNKALTLQNAGRFSINWFIVFNDALVHAQFSTHHVFPLATLWVEPIPEENTSLYGLKVITPEETFNLLASSAMEKAKWLRSINQAVEQALSGTGQDTASVGSGSGQKLEPPISRTASYTFYKDGRLKDATYEGRWLAGKPNGRGVLKWPDGRIYTGTFKNGLEDGFGEFVAPNKTLNKADHYQGHWKDGKMHGIGTYRYASGEVYDGFFQDSMRHGHGVLRSGKLNTSSPSVFIGQWLQDKKTGYGVFDDITKGEKYMGMWQDHLRQGTGVVVTQFGLYYEGAFKDNKMMGTGILLSEDDTTYEGEFSDDWTLNGKGVLTMANGDYLEGSFNGEWGSGLKVAGSYFKPHLFLDTDKDKTHAVKLGRLCVRAEDKWKAVFEECWRQLGCEEPGRGETGTAWENIAVALTTSRRHIQDSPETLSQSHSRTLESLEVIPQHVGLITMERYHTIHLYLIKACDTPLHPLGRLLETLVAVYRMTYVGVGANRRLLPQAVNEIKSYLNRIFQIVRFLFPDLPEEGGLIPEPTTNVQDKKDPGSDAAPPESPKPGRVVSSSALLLPVLLPRLYPPLFTLYALEKEREDDVYWECVLRLNKQSDLALLAFLGVQQKFWPVSISVPMPSPGEKQQVLSSTKDVCFASAVETLQQISTTFTPSDKLQLIQLTFEEITQEVQALLKQDFLWSMDDLFPVFLYVVLRARIRNLGSEVSLIEDLMDPCVQHGEHGIMFTTLKACYYQIQHEKIT; encoded by the exons ATGGAAACCCAGAGGAAGAG CTCTGGGGATGACGATGGTGGAGAACGAGGCCTGCTCCACACCTGGAGGGGCTACTCCTGCAGTGTCACCCCCGAAAGGCTGCTCCTCCCCGGGCCGGTCCTCCAGGTCGCCCTGGGCACACGGCATGGTGTTCTGCTGGTGGAAG GCGGGCAGGTGTACAGTTTTGGGGAGTTGCCATGGAAGCAGAGTCAAGCACCCGAGCCGGCCAAGCCCACCCTGGAGAGCGCGCTCAGTGGGCAGCGCGTGATCGCCGTCGCGGCCGGGAGCTTCCACAGCGGCGCGGTGACGGAGGATGGCGGCGTCCACATGTGGGGCGACAACGGCTCGGGCCAGTGCGGCCTGTCGGGCCTCAGCGCCGTCCCCAACCCGACTCCGGTCGCCCTGCTGGACTCTGGCGACGCCAGCCCGCCGCAGACGGCCCCGGTGCTTGAGCTGGCCTGCGGGGCGCAGCACACCCTGGCGCTGTCCGCCCAGCGGGAGGTGTGGGCGTGGGGCAGCGGCGGCCAGCTGGGCCTCGGCGCCGCCGCCTTCCCCGTCTGGAAGCCGCAGAAGGTCGAGCACTTGGCGGGCAGGCACGTGCTCCAGGTGGCGTGCGGGGCGTCCCACAGCCTGGCCCTGGTGCGCTGCCTGAGCCCGCAGGACGTCCACCGCCCCCTGGTGGACAAATGCCGACAGTGCAACCAGCTGCTGTTCACCATGACGGACAAAGAGGACCACGTCATCATCTCCGACGGCCACTACTGCCCGCTCGGCGCCGAGCCGGCCAAGGGCGGGCACGGGCTGGAAGCGCCCGCTCCGTCGACGCAAGCCCTCAAAACATCGCCGTCCGAGCCGCTCCTCTCCTTCCACGCCGCCGCCTCCTCAAACTCCCCGGCGCCCGCGGGAGGCGCCGACCCCACTCAGGACTCTGAGAACCAGGCGTCGGCCGCGTCTGACGGTGCGCCGCCGGCCTCGGACTCGGACCCCTCAGCTCTGTCCGGAGGCGGAGGTGTTTCCGGGGTCAAGGGTTCACCCTATCCGGATGAGCAGGCCGTCAAAGACTATCTGAAGAGGCTGTCAGAGAACACGCAGGCGGATCAGACAGCAAAGACGACTCTGCTG ACGTCCGAAGGAAGGCTGACCACCGGCTCCACGCTCAACAGCTTAGTGGCGTCGTGCGCCTCCGCCGTGGGCGAGCGGGTCGCCTCCACCTACGAGGCCTTGTCCCTCAAAAGGATGATGAACTTCTACCTGCCCTCGGGAGCGGCGAGGGCAGACGGGCCAGCGGCAGTGGCGGTGGCGGCGGGGCTCGCGGGCATCGCCGGCGATAACACCGCCGAGCGCGTGCGCCAAGAGGACCCCACGCAGGCCAAGAAGAGCTCCAGCACGGGGGACATCCGCGAGGAGGAGGCCGAGGGTCTGCGGCGGCGCCTCTCGCTACCAGGACTCCTCTCTCAGG TGTCCCCGCGGCTGCTGAGGAAAGCCGGTCGTCCGAGGATGCGTGCAGTCGCCCTCACCCCATTGGGAGGGGCGGTCCCCGGGGCCCACGAGGTGTTTCCCACCCTGCAGACGGAGGTGTGGAGCTGGGGCCACGGCGAGCAAGGACAGCTGGGACACGGAGACAGTCTGGCCAG ATTACAGCCGCTGTGCATCAAGAGTCTGAACAATAAGGAGGTGGTGCGGGTGGCAGCCGGTGCTCATCATTCCCTCGCTCTGACTGCTCAGTCTCAG ATGTTTTCATGGGGAAGTAACAGCTCTGGTCAGCTTGGACACATGGAGTCACCCAGCACTGTCCCCCGCCTCGCAAAG CTGTCAGAGGGGATCCGGGTCTGGGACATAAGCGCTGGAGATAGACACACTCTCCTGCTTGCTGATGGAGACTGCTTCCTTCCGATCATTTACTACAGCGGACAACAGGTGAAAGAGGGGGTGGACGAGAGCCCCGGTCAACAGGAAGAagggaaggaagaggaggagcgaGTAGGGGGCTACACCCAGCAGCCTGTACTACTGCCCTTCTGCATGGAC CTCGGTTATGTGAGCAACGTGGTTGCTGGCGGCCAGCGGTGCGTGGCGCTCTCGGACAGGAACGTGATGGGCTTCATTGCCAGCCTCCACGAGCTGGCCTCAGCCGAGAGGAAGTTCTACTGCAAGCTGTGTACCATCAAGACACAGATAATacgccccctgctggagctgg AGTCTCTGAGTTCGGCCCTCAGCCCGGCGGCCATCGGGCTCCTGCAGACCCTCGCGGGCCGATTCAGCCTCTTGTGTTACCTAACCGGGCAGCACGCCGCCAGCCTCACCGCAAACCTGCGTCGCGTCCGTGACGTCAAAAGCCTGCTCATCCTGGACCACGCCAGCATCTTCCTAGACTCCTACGACGA gTACTGCAGCGCTGTGGGCAACTTCCAGGTGATGGGAGGTTTCCAGACCCTGACCAAACCCTCAct AGATTTCTTTGGGAAGAGTCCCGAGCTGCTGAAAAGGCTGTCCGAGTGCAGCGAGGAGAACCCCACCATGGCCGACCTCCTGGTGGCGCTCTTCTTCCTCCCAACGCGCCACCTTCACGAAtacggccggctgctgctcaAACTGGCCACCTGCTTTGAAGTG tgctcCGATGAATACCAGATGCTGCAGGACAGCTGCTCTAAGTTCGAAGCCTTGGCCCTCCAGCtgaagagaaaaaggaaggaTGCTGACTACACCTTTCATTTCTGGAAGAGCTTCCCTGGCAAAATGACG GACTCTCTGCGGAAGCCTCACCGCCGGCTGATCTGCGAGAGCAGCAACAAAGCTCTGACGCTGCAGAACGCCGGGAGGTTCTCCATCAACTGGTTCATCGTGTTCAACGACGCCTTGGTCCACGCACAG TTCTCCACCCATCACGTCTTCCCCTTGGCCACGCTTTGGGTGGAGCCCATCCCAGAGGAGAACACTAGCCT aTATGGGTTAAAGGTGATCACACCAGAGGAGACGTTCAACCTGCTGGCCTCCTCTGCCATGGAGAAG GCCAAGTGGCTTCGCTCCATCAACCAAGCGGTGGAGCAGGCCCTGAGCGGGACGGGGCAGGACACTGCGTCAGTTGGCTCCGGGTCGGGGCAAAAGCTGGAACCCCCCATCTCCAGGACGGCCTCCTACACTTTTTATAAGGACGGACGGCTGAAAGACGCAACGTACGAAGGACGCTGGCTCGCCGGCAAGCCCAACGGCAG GGGAGTGTTAAAATGGCCTGATGGGAGAATATACACGGGGACCTTCAAGAACGGACTGGAAGATGG TTTCGGTGAATTTGTGGCTCCCAATAAGACGCTCAACAAGGCCGATCACTATCAAGGTCACTGGAAAGATGGCAAGATGCACGGCATCGGGACGTACAG gtatGCCAGCGGTGAGGTGTACGACGGATTCTTCCAGGACAGCATGCGACACGGCCACGGCGTGCTGCGCAGTGGCAAGCTCAACACCTCCTCTCCCAGCGTCTTCATTGGCCAGTGGCTGCAGGACAAGAAGACCGGCTACGGCGTCTTCGATGACATCACAAA AGGGGAGAAGTACATGGGCATGTGGCAGGATCACCTGCGGCAGGGCACCGGGGTGGTCGTCACTcagtttggcctgtactatgaaGGAGCCTTCAAAGATAACAAGATGATG GGCACTGGGATCCTCTTGTCGGAGGACGACACCACGTACGAGGGTGAATTCTCTGACGACTGGACTCTCAATGGAAAG GGCGTGCTTACCATGGCCAACGGTGACTACCTGGAGGGCTCCTTCAACGGCGAATGGGGCTCCGGCCTCAAAGTGGCGGGGTCCTACTTCAAACCACACCTTTTTTTGGACACCGACAAAGACAAGACCCACGCTGT GAAGCTGGGGCGTCTGTGCGTGCGCGCGGAGGATAAGTGGAAGGCGGTGTTCGAGGAGTGTTGGAGGCAGCTGGGCTGCGAGGAGCCGGGCCGAGGAGAGACTGGGACGGCCTGGGAGAACATCGCCGTGGCCCTCACCACCAGCCGACGGCACATCCAGGACAg tccAGAGACGTTGTCTCAAAGCCACAGCAGAACCCTGGAGAGCCTGGAGGTCATCCCGCAGCATGTAGGCCTGATCACCATGGAGAGATATCACACCATCCACCTCTACCTCATCAAG GCGTGTGATACCCCCCTCCACCCACTGGGCCGGCTTTTGGAGACCCTGGTGGCGGTCTACAGGATGACCTACGTTGGAGTCGGAGCCAACCGCCGGCTGCTGCCTCAGGCTGTCAACGAGATCAAGTCGTACCTCAACCGCATCTTCCAGATCGTCAG GTTTCTTTTCCCAGATCTGCCAGAAGAGGGCGGTCTGATTCCAGAGCCGACCACCAACGTCCAGGACAAGAAGGACCCAGGCTCCGACGCTGCCCCGCCGGAGTCACCCAAACCTGG TCGCGTGGTGAGCAGCTCGGCTCTGCTGCTTCCGGTCCTGCTTCCCCGCCTCTACCCGCCTCTCTTCACCCTCTACGCTCTGGAAAAGGAGCGAGAGGACGACGTCTACTGGGAGTGTGTCCTCCGCCTCAACAAGCAGTCCGATCTGGCCCTGCTCGCCTTCCTGGGTGTTCAGCA AAAGTTTTGGCCTGTTTCCATTTCTGTCCCCATGCCTTCACCTGGGGAGAAGCAGCAG GTCCTCTCCAGCACCAAGGATGTCTGCTTCGCTTCCGCAGTGGAAACACTACAACAGATCAG cacaACATTCACCCCGTCCGATAAGCTGCAGTTGATCCAGCTCACCTTCGAGGAGATCACCCAGGAGGTGCAGGCGCTGTTGAAGCAGGACTTCCTGTGGTCCATGGACGACCTTTTCCCCGTCTTCCTCTACGTGGTGCTGCGTGCACG aATCAGGAACctggggtcagaggtcagcctGATTGAAGACCTGATGGACCCCTGCGTGCAGCACGGAGAGCATGGGATCATGTTCACCACACTAAAG gcttgTTACTACCAGATCCAGCACGAGAAGATCACTTAG
- the als2b gene encoding alsin isoform X1 — translation METQRKSSGDDDGGERGLLHTWRGYSCSVTPERLLLPGPVLQVALGTRHGVLLVEGGQVYSFGELPWKQSQAPEPAKPTLESALSGQRVIAVAAGSFHSGAVTEDGGVHMWGDNGSGQCGLSGLSAVPNPTPVALLDSGDASPPQTAPVLELACGAQHTLALSAQREVWAWGSGGQLGLGAAAFPVWKPQKVEHLAGRHVLQVACGASHSLALVRCLSPQDVHRPLVDKCRQCNQLLFTMTDKEDHVIISDGHYCPLGAEPAKGGHGLEAPAPSTQALKTSPSEPLLSFHAAASSNSPAPAGGADPTQDSENQASAASDGAPPASDSDPSALSGGGGVSGVKGSPYPDEQAVKDYLKRLSENTQADQTAKTTLLTSEGRLTTGSTLNSLVASCASAVGERVASTYEALSLKRMMNFYLPSGAARADGPAAVAVAAGLAGIAGDNTAERVRQEDPTQAKKSSSTGDIREEEAEGLRRRLSLPGLLSQGRYAVHLLSSSYTLLLSPRLLRKAGRPRMRAVALTPLGGAVPGAHEVFPTLQTEVWSWGHGEQGQLGHGDSLARLQPLCIKSLNNKEVVRVAAGAHHSLALTAQSQMFSWGSNSSGQLGHMESPSTVPRLAKLSEGIRVWDISAGDRHTLLLADGDCFLPIIYYSGQQVKEGVDESPGQQEEGKEEEERVGGYTQQPVLLPFCMDLGYVSNVVAGGQRCVALSDRNVMGFIASLHELASAERKFYCKLCTIKTQIIRPLLELESLSSALSPAAIGLLQTLAGRFSLLCYLTGQHAASLTANLRRVRDVKSLLILDHASIFLDSYDEYCSAVGNFQVMGGFQTLTKPSLDFFGKSPELLKRLSECSEENPTMADLLVALFFLPTRHLHEYGRLLLKLATCFEVCSDEYQMLQDSCSKFEALALQLKRKRKDADYTFHFWKSFPGKMTDSLRKPHRRLICESSNKALTLQNAGRFSINWFIVFNDALVHAQFSTHHVFPLATLWVEPIPEENTSLYGLKVITPEETFNLLASSAMEKAKWLRSINQAVEQALSGTGQDTASVGSGSGQKLEPPISRTASYTFYKDGRLKDATYEGRWLAGKPNGRGVLKWPDGRIYTGTFKNGLEDGFGEFVAPNKTLNKADHYQGHWKDGKMHGIGTYRYASGEVYDGFFQDSMRHGHGVLRSGKLNTSSPSVFIGQWLQDKKTGYGVFDDITKGEKYMGMWQDHLRQGTGVVVTQFGLYYEGAFKDNKMMGTGILLSEDDTTYEGEFSDDWTLNGKGVLTMANGDYLEGSFNGEWGSGLKVAGSYFKPHLFLDTDKDKTHAVKLGRLCVRAEDKWKAVFEECWRQLGCEEPGRGETGTAWENIAVALTTSRRHIQDSPETLSQSHSRTLESLEVIPQHVGLITMERYHTIHLYLIKACDTPLHPLGRLLETLVAVYRMTYVGVGANRRLLPQAVNEIKSYLNRIFQIVRFLFPDLPEEGGLIPEPTTNVQDKKDPGSDAAPPESPKPGRVVSSSALLLPVLLPRLYPPLFTLYALEKEREDDVYWECVLRLNKQSDLALLAFLGVQQKFWPVSISVPMPSPGEKQQVLSSTKDVCFASAVETLQQISTTFTPSDKLQLIQLTFEEITQEVQALLKQDFLWSMDDLFPVFLYVVLRARIRNLGSEVSLIEDLMDPCVQHGEHGIMFTTLKACYYQIQHEKIT, via the exons ATGGAAACCCAGAGGAAGAG CTCTGGGGATGACGATGGTGGAGAACGAGGCCTGCTCCACACCTGGAGGGGCTACTCCTGCAGTGTCACCCCCGAAAGGCTGCTCCTCCCCGGGCCGGTCCTCCAGGTCGCCCTGGGCACACGGCATGGTGTTCTGCTGGTGGAAG GCGGGCAGGTGTACAGTTTTGGGGAGTTGCCATGGAAGCAGAGTCAAGCACCCGAGCCGGCCAAGCCCACCCTGGAGAGCGCGCTCAGTGGGCAGCGCGTGATCGCCGTCGCGGCCGGGAGCTTCCACAGCGGCGCGGTGACGGAGGATGGCGGCGTCCACATGTGGGGCGACAACGGCTCGGGCCAGTGCGGCCTGTCGGGCCTCAGCGCCGTCCCCAACCCGACTCCGGTCGCCCTGCTGGACTCTGGCGACGCCAGCCCGCCGCAGACGGCCCCGGTGCTTGAGCTGGCCTGCGGGGCGCAGCACACCCTGGCGCTGTCCGCCCAGCGGGAGGTGTGGGCGTGGGGCAGCGGCGGCCAGCTGGGCCTCGGCGCCGCCGCCTTCCCCGTCTGGAAGCCGCAGAAGGTCGAGCACTTGGCGGGCAGGCACGTGCTCCAGGTGGCGTGCGGGGCGTCCCACAGCCTGGCCCTGGTGCGCTGCCTGAGCCCGCAGGACGTCCACCGCCCCCTGGTGGACAAATGCCGACAGTGCAACCAGCTGCTGTTCACCATGACGGACAAAGAGGACCACGTCATCATCTCCGACGGCCACTACTGCCCGCTCGGCGCCGAGCCGGCCAAGGGCGGGCACGGGCTGGAAGCGCCCGCTCCGTCGACGCAAGCCCTCAAAACATCGCCGTCCGAGCCGCTCCTCTCCTTCCACGCCGCCGCCTCCTCAAACTCCCCGGCGCCCGCGGGAGGCGCCGACCCCACTCAGGACTCTGAGAACCAGGCGTCGGCCGCGTCTGACGGTGCGCCGCCGGCCTCGGACTCGGACCCCTCAGCTCTGTCCGGAGGCGGAGGTGTTTCCGGGGTCAAGGGTTCACCCTATCCGGATGAGCAGGCCGTCAAAGACTATCTGAAGAGGCTGTCAGAGAACACGCAGGCGGATCAGACAGCAAAGACGACTCTGCTG ACGTCCGAAGGAAGGCTGACCACCGGCTCCACGCTCAACAGCTTAGTGGCGTCGTGCGCCTCCGCCGTGGGCGAGCGGGTCGCCTCCACCTACGAGGCCTTGTCCCTCAAAAGGATGATGAACTTCTACCTGCCCTCGGGAGCGGCGAGGGCAGACGGGCCAGCGGCAGTGGCGGTGGCGGCGGGGCTCGCGGGCATCGCCGGCGATAACACCGCCGAGCGCGTGCGCCAAGAGGACCCCACGCAGGCCAAGAAGAGCTCCAGCACGGGGGACATCCGCGAGGAGGAGGCCGAGGGTCTGCGGCGGCGCCTCTCGCTACCAGGACTCCTCTCTCAGGGTAGATACGCTGTTCACCTCTTATCCTCCTCCTATACCCTGCTGC TGTCCCCGCGGCTGCTGAGGAAAGCCGGTCGTCCGAGGATGCGTGCAGTCGCCCTCACCCCATTGGGAGGGGCGGTCCCCGGGGCCCACGAGGTGTTTCCCACCCTGCAGACGGAGGTGTGGAGCTGGGGCCACGGCGAGCAAGGACAGCTGGGACACGGAGACAGTCTGGCCAG ATTACAGCCGCTGTGCATCAAGAGTCTGAACAATAAGGAGGTGGTGCGGGTGGCAGCCGGTGCTCATCATTCCCTCGCTCTGACTGCTCAGTCTCAG ATGTTTTCATGGGGAAGTAACAGCTCTGGTCAGCTTGGACACATGGAGTCACCCAGCACTGTCCCCCGCCTCGCAAAG CTGTCAGAGGGGATCCGGGTCTGGGACATAAGCGCTGGAGATAGACACACTCTCCTGCTTGCTGATGGAGACTGCTTCCTTCCGATCATTTACTACAGCGGACAACAGGTGAAAGAGGGGGTGGACGAGAGCCCCGGTCAACAGGAAGAagggaaggaagaggaggagcgaGTAGGGGGCTACACCCAGCAGCCTGTACTACTGCCCTTCTGCATGGAC CTCGGTTATGTGAGCAACGTGGTTGCTGGCGGCCAGCGGTGCGTGGCGCTCTCGGACAGGAACGTGATGGGCTTCATTGCCAGCCTCCACGAGCTGGCCTCAGCCGAGAGGAAGTTCTACTGCAAGCTGTGTACCATCAAGACACAGATAATacgccccctgctggagctgg AGTCTCTGAGTTCGGCCCTCAGCCCGGCGGCCATCGGGCTCCTGCAGACCCTCGCGGGCCGATTCAGCCTCTTGTGTTACCTAACCGGGCAGCACGCCGCCAGCCTCACCGCAAACCTGCGTCGCGTCCGTGACGTCAAAAGCCTGCTCATCCTGGACCACGCCAGCATCTTCCTAGACTCCTACGACGA gTACTGCAGCGCTGTGGGCAACTTCCAGGTGATGGGAGGTTTCCAGACCCTGACCAAACCCTCAct AGATTTCTTTGGGAAGAGTCCCGAGCTGCTGAAAAGGCTGTCCGAGTGCAGCGAGGAGAACCCCACCATGGCCGACCTCCTGGTGGCGCTCTTCTTCCTCCCAACGCGCCACCTTCACGAAtacggccggctgctgctcaAACTGGCCACCTGCTTTGAAGTG tgctcCGATGAATACCAGATGCTGCAGGACAGCTGCTCTAAGTTCGAAGCCTTGGCCCTCCAGCtgaagagaaaaaggaaggaTGCTGACTACACCTTTCATTTCTGGAAGAGCTTCCCTGGCAAAATGACG GACTCTCTGCGGAAGCCTCACCGCCGGCTGATCTGCGAGAGCAGCAACAAAGCTCTGACGCTGCAGAACGCCGGGAGGTTCTCCATCAACTGGTTCATCGTGTTCAACGACGCCTTGGTCCACGCACAG TTCTCCACCCATCACGTCTTCCCCTTGGCCACGCTTTGGGTGGAGCCCATCCCAGAGGAGAACACTAGCCT aTATGGGTTAAAGGTGATCACACCAGAGGAGACGTTCAACCTGCTGGCCTCCTCTGCCATGGAGAAG GCCAAGTGGCTTCGCTCCATCAACCAAGCGGTGGAGCAGGCCCTGAGCGGGACGGGGCAGGACACTGCGTCAGTTGGCTCCGGGTCGGGGCAAAAGCTGGAACCCCCCATCTCCAGGACGGCCTCCTACACTTTTTATAAGGACGGACGGCTGAAAGACGCAACGTACGAAGGACGCTGGCTCGCCGGCAAGCCCAACGGCAG GGGAGTGTTAAAATGGCCTGATGGGAGAATATACACGGGGACCTTCAAGAACGGACTGGAAGATGG TTTCGGTGAATTTGTGGCTCCCAATAAGACGCTCAACAAGGCCGATCACTATCAAGGTCACTGGAAAGATGGCAAGATGCACGGCATCGGGACGTACAG gtatGCCAGCGGTGAGGTGTACGACGGATTCTTCCAGGACAGCATGCGACACGGCCACGGCGTGCTGCGCAGTGGCAAGCTCAACACCTCCTCTCCCAGCGTCTTCATTGGCCAGTGGCTGCAGGACAAGAAGACCGGCTACGGCGTCTTCGATGACATCACAAA AGGGGAGAAGTACATGGGCATGTGGCAGGATCACCTGCGGCAGGGCACCGGGGTGGTCGTCACTcagtttggcctgtactatgaaGGAGCCTTCAAAGATAACAAGATGATG GGCACTGGGATCCTCTTGTCGGAGGACGACACCACGTACGAGGGTGAATTCTCTGACGACTGGACTCTCAATGGAAAG GGCGTGCTTACCATGGCCAACGGTGACTACCTGGAGGGCTCCTTCAACGGCGAATGGGGCTCCGGCCTCAAAGTGGCGGGGTCCTACTTCAAACCACACCTTTTTTTGGACACCGACAAAGACAAGACCCACGCTGT GAAGCTGGGGCGTCTGTGCGTGCGCGCGGAGGATAAGTGGAAGGCGGTGTTCGAGGAGTGTTGGAGGCAGCTGGGCTGCGAGGAGCCGGGCCGAGGAGAGACTGGGACGGCCTGGGAGAACATCGCCGTGGCCCTCACCACCAGCCGACGGCACATCCAGGACAg tccAGAGACGTTGTCTCAAAGCCACAGCAGAACCCTGGAGAGCCTGGAGGTCATCCCGCAGCATGTAGGCCTGATCACCATGGAGAGATATCACACCATCCACCTCTACCTCATCAAG GCGTGTGATACCCCCCTCCACCCACTGGGCCGGCTTTTGGAGACCCTGGTGGCGGTCTACAGGATGACCTACGTTGGAGTCGGAGCCAACCGCCGGCTGCTGCCTCAGGCTGTCAACGAGATCAAGTCGTACCTCAACCGCATCTTCCAGATCGTCAG GTTTCTTTTCCCAGATCTGCCAGAAGAGGGCGGTCTGATTCCAGAGCCGACCACCAACGTCCAGGACAAGAAGGACCCAGGCTCCGACGCTGCCCCGCCGGAGTCACCCAAACCTGG TCGCGTGGTGAGCAGCTCGGCTCTGCTGCTTCCGGTCCTGCTTCCCCGCCTCTACCCGCCTCTCTTCACCCTCTACGCTCTGGAAAAGGAGCGAGAGGACGACGTCTACTGGGAGTGTGTCCTCCGCCTCAACAAGCAGTCCGATCTGGCCCTGCTCGCCTTCCTGGGTGTTCAGCA AAAGTTTTGGCCTGTTTCCATTTCTGTCCCCATGCCTTCACCTGGGGAGAAGCAGCAG GTCCTCTCCAGCACCAAGGATGTCTGCTTCGCTTCCGCAGTGGAAACACTACAACAGATCAG cacaACATTCACCCCGTCCGATAAGCTGCAGTTGATCCAGCTCACCTTCGAGGAGATCACCCAGGAGGTGCAGGCGCTGTTGAAGCAGGACTTCCTGTGGTCCATGGACGACCTTTTCCCCGTCTTCCTCTACGTGGTGCTGCGTGCACG aATCAGGAACctggggtcagaggtcagcctGATTGAAGACCTGATGGACCCCTGCGTGCAGCACGGAGAGCATGGGATCATGTTCACCACACTAAAG gcttgTTACTACCAGATCCAGCACGAGAAGATCACTTAG